A segment of the Macrobrachium nipponense isolate FS-2020 chromosome 4, ASM1510439v2, whole genome shotgun sequence genome:
aaagtatttgatccattatgcattgcataacaaatattttgcatatatgaaaggcattgaacttacgggtttttacgccgcgccagaggttgccacagtagtatatgcaagtatttgagccattatgcactgcataacccatgttttgcatataaaaaggcattgaacttacggggttttacaccgcgccagaggttgccacagtagtatatgcaaaaatgGGATTCAATTTGCAATGCACAACCCAATCCACACATGAAGtagtaggcatgaaacttacgggtggTTGCTTACTACCCATAAGTGATTGGGTATCGTGTGGCAGGAGCAGAGGCACTCGACGCACCTAGCAGCCGATGCAGTCTCTCCATCGCACAGAGATGCTTCCACAACTTTATCCAGCAGCCTTTCCCTAACTTCAGAGAGGTCCTGTCTTCTTTCCCCTGCTCATGACCCATTTTTCATCCTAAAAGTGCAGAGACCTTAAGTGACAGCATTGATCTTGTAGAGGTTTTTGACCATTGCAGCATCCATCTCCAGTCTTTGAAGGTTTGCTGCAGATTTCAGCCTCATCTTTTGATGTAATTCATCCCTGCTCATTGTTGGCTGCTTCTTTTGATTCCTTGTAGATGGAGTCTTCTTGAGGGCTTTCGTCTCTCTTTTGTTGCCAGCTGAAGGCTGTTCCATTGCCCTGACCTGATTTATTCCTTCCTCGATGCTGTCCAGCCGTCGGTAGAGAGCTTTACAATTGACCTGAGGCCTCCTCAGACATCGAGGTTTATCGAGAGACTTTAACTTCTCGCCTGTCCTTTCTAATGCAGGCTGTTCGTTCGGCATCATTTTAAGAAATCTGAATTCCTCTTCTAAGGATCTGATCTTGTGATCCTTTGCCACGTTCTCTTCTTGGAGTCTTTCAATTTCCACGATTGCCTCCATCTTTTCAAACTCAATCTTTTCCTGTTCCTCCTTCATCTCGGCCAGTTCGAATTCGAGTTGGACTTTCCTCCTCGTCATCTCATTCAGCTCCTTTCCTTTTCCGTTTTCTGCGGCAACACTTTTAACCATTTTTAAGAGAAAGATAATCTCCTCTTGCATCTGGGAGCATTCACCTCCCAGTTTCAGGATTTCTCTGTCCTTCTGGACATTCTGTTCTTTGAGTTCTTTTATCTCCTCATTTCTCTCGGCTAATTCTGCTTGACATTGGTGCAGTTGTTGCCGATTTTCGTCAGCCCTTTGTTTCTCAATCTTGCATTCTTCTATTTCATCTTCTAAGCCGTTAATCTTCAGGTTCCTCAGCTCATTTTCCTTCTGAAGAACCTCGATGTTCTTCTGTTTCCTCCGATTCTCTTCTCGGAGTCTCTGTAACTCCTCCTCCTGCTTGTTCAGCTGGACTTTTGTCAGATTTCTGTCATCTTCCATTTTACTCAAATCCCGATGCAAGGTCTCCTTCTCCATGTCGAGAACTACGACCGTGTTTTGCAGGATGATTAAAGTCGAGTCTTTATCCTCGTTCTCCTTTCGTAGCTTTTTGGTCTCTTCCGTCTTTGCCGCTATTTCTTTTCTGAGTCTTTCCATTTCGGCAGGCATCAAATTGATCTCTATCTCCTTCTCTTCGAGTAGTCGTTCCAAGTCTCGTGTGGCTTGCTCCATCTTTTCTCTGCCTTCTATCAGGGATTCTATTTTCTCTTTCAGTTCTATCATGCGAGACTTTTCAAAATCCTTCTCAAGCCTTAATACGTATTCTTCAGTCTTTTGACTAATGCTTTTGTCATCGGTCTTATCGTCCTCACTGGCTAAGTTCTGCTCATACATTTCCACTTCACTGTCGAAGTCTTGGTCAAAGTTAGGGTCTTCGTCATGGGTCATTTCGTCAACAAAGTCAGGTTTCACGTCCTCGCCATCGTCGTCGTCATCCTCAGGAATTCCAAGATCCTCCGGGCGCATGTTTTCCAAAGTGAAATCCATGAAGAATTTCACTATCGCGCTGCCAAGGCCAAGAAGCAAGAACACTTGGCCGATTAGCAGCAACAAAGCGATATGAAACATGTCCAAGCGGGGCATTGTGAATTTGCAGGTGAAGCACTTTGATAGCACAAAGGTAATAAAACTCAACAACATGTTGTCTCGTACGGATAAACTTCGTCTGGCTCATCCTTAGTTTTCAAATCGGTCAGAGGATCCGTATCTGGATCCTGGCGccgtttttgtctccgctgaagCTGCTCCTGCCTTCCCAATTTTTGGGGATTCCAGGGGGACTCAGGGACAACGGAGCCTTTTGTGTCTCCGCTGAAGCCGCTCCTGTCTTCGGGAATTCTTGGGGGTTCCCGGGAGACTCAGGGACGTCCACTTGGAAGAGTATTTCTTACTCTCTCATCCCTTCACGAGAGATCGCCTTCATATTTCTGTCATTCGTTTTATTTGTTCTCTTCATGACtatccttttattaatatatcaaaatattcatttttctttatcgtcctaattttcttgattttaggtGGGAACTTGTTGCTGGCCAGTATTTGGGCTGCTAATTGAAATGCTCTGAAGCCAAATAACTAAATTATAgctaaatgtaatatataaaaagaattaaactaCCTCTCTCTGCCCCAATGGTTTCATCATGAAGGagggattttatatataatatatatatatatatatatatatatatatatatatatatatatatatatatatatatataatatatacatacgtatctctctcttctctctctcagctaattGACGAAGTGAAGCAAATGAACAAAACTAAATAGGTAAATGTTTTATCACTCATTGTCTTGACAAACACTGACTTTTAATGCCAACAAACTATTGAAAACATTGAGGTAAATCTCTCATCACATCGTAATAATGGTCCCATTACATTAGAATGGTTTTTTGGAAACTAACAGTAATAAGTATCGGTTCATTTTCTGGTATTACATGATTAAGCAGGAAATGAATTagctttttaaataaaataaaaaaaacttgaataatcGATTGAACTCTGATCCGGAACCTCCGTGGCAAATATTGCTAATAAGGTTTGAATGAGTTTTAAATCGGCTTTCGATTCTCTTTTATCGTCTCCCCGTCACGATTTGCGGGCGCGCTAGAACGTTCGGCAATCCGAACGCAAGTGCATAACTCTCACATGAGGGGACGTAAATCGTTTTGTGATACATTGAGTTTTTTTATCAGTCAGTGGACGTTTTCGGCtctcgggggggtggggggttaaatCCATTAGGAAATTGACTTTTATTCAGATAATATTGTACTTgaggatattaattttttttctcttttatctagACTTAAGGAAGTAGTCTGGCTTTTGTAAAAGCCAGTGGTTATTTGATACCAATCTTCTAAATTAACTGTGGACTTTGCAATCATTACTTTCCTTAGTTCTTCTGTTACTATTGCTATTACCTTATGTAGTATtacaaaaatagcaataaaacaacattactgtgtataacgtgtttacttataagtatttacattttattttactcaacattcGAGTACTTTTTGatccctatctgtggccctttttcaagagatgtgtaggtt
Coding sequences within it:
- the LOC135211512 gene encoding trichohyalin-like; this encodes MRPEDLGIPEDDDDDGEDVKPDFVDEMTHDEDPNFDQDFDSEVEMYEQNLASEDDKTDDKSISQKTEEYVLRLEKDFEKSRMIELKEKIESLIEGREKMEQATRDLERLLEEKEIEINLMPAEMERLRKEIAAKTEETKKLRKENEDKDSTLIILQNTVVVLDMEKETLHRDLSKMEDDRNLTKVQLNKQEEELQRLREENRRKQKNIEVLQKENELRNLKINGLEDEIEECKIEKQRADENRQQLHQCQAELAERNEEIKELKEQNVQKDREILKLGGECSQMQEEIIFLLKMVKSVAAENGKGKELNEMTRRKVQLEFELAEMKEEQEKIEFEKMEAIVEIERLQEENVAKDHKIRSLEEEFRFLKMMPNEQPALERTGEKLKSLDKPRCLRRPQVNCKALYRRLDSIEEGINQVRAMEQPSAGNKRETKALKKTPSTRNQKKQPTMSRDELHQKMRLKSAANLQRLEMDAAMVKNLYKINAVT